From Garra rufa chromosome 19, GarRuf1.0, whole genome shotgun sequence, the proteins below share one genomic window:
- the rbp4l gene encoding retinol binding protein 4, like → MEYYKFALLVVFLSYIERCWSSSCVVDSFTVKDDFDPKRYAGKWYAQQKKDPEGLFLQDNISAEYTIDDDGTMTASSKGRVTLFGFWVVCADMAAQYSVPDPSTPGKMFMNYQGLASYLSSGGDNYWVIDTDYDNYAITYACRTLKDDGTCEDGYALIFSRNPRGLPPAIQRIVRQKQDEICMAGQFQPVLQSGAC, encoded by the exons ATGGAATACTACAAGTTTGCACTGCTGGTGGTTTTCCTGTCCTACATTGAGCGCTGCTGGTCCTCCTCCTGCGTTGTGGACAGCTTTACAGTCAAGGATGACTTTGACCCCAAGAGA TATGCAGGCAAATGGTACGCTCAGCAGAAGAAAGACCCAGAAGGACTCTTCCTCCAGGACAACATCTCTGCCGAATACACCATTGATGATGACGGCACCATGACTGCCTCTTCCAAGGGCCGCGTAACTCTTTTCGG ATTCTGGGTTGTGTGTGCTGATATGGCTGCCCAGTATAGTGTTCCTGACCCTAGCACTCCTGGCAAGATGTTCATGAACTATCAGGGCCTGGCTAGCTATCTGTCCAGCGGAG GTGACAACTACTGGGTCATTGACACTGACTACGACAACTACGCTATCACCTACGCTTGCCGCACTCTGAAGGATGACGGCACATGCGAGGACGGCTATGCCCTGATCTTCTCACGCAACCCCCGTGGCCTGCCTCCAGCAATCCAGCGTATCGTCCGCCAGAAACAGGATGAGATCTGCATGGCTGGTCAGTTCCAGCCTGTCCTGCAGTCTG GGGCTTGCTAA
- the slc26a1 gene encoding sulfate anion transporter 1 — protein MGPSSLEAMEDLNLVAVCPLKRRVRQRKRIPEIIKTKLQRNLSCSGTKLKKILTGFFPVVKWLPKYNVKDYIWGDLMSGLIVGIILIPQAIAYCLLAGLEPIYGLYTSFFANIIYFFMGTSRHVSVGIFSLMSLMVGQVVDREVYLAGFDLNDDSTKSALGLNGTGEANTTLVNLKIMALNLECGKECYAISIATALTFLAGIYQVLMAVLRLGFVSVYLSAPMLDGFATGASCTILTVQAKYLLGLKIPRHQGYGTVVVTWINIFKNIHNTNFCDLITSAICILVLVGGKEIQDRYKDRLKIPLPTELVVVAVATIVSHFADLNGQYSSSISGAIPTGFIPPKVPSFELMPRVAYDAIPLAVISFAFTVSLSEMFAKKNGYTVRPNQEMIAIGFCNIIPSFFHSFTTSAALAKTMVKDSTGCKTQVSSIVSALVVLLVLLFFAPYFYALQKCVLACIIIVSLRGALRKFLDVPKQWRESKIEAIVWLVSMSVTALISVELGLAIGVVFSMICVVFQTQNPKVSLLGQIEQTNIFEDMDEYDNLLPVPKVKIFRFQSPLFYANKDFFLKSLYKATDLEPFLEITRRRKLEKKAREKAAKKTDRVDETNGDVSVNLISKNVDFHTIILDCSCISIIDTSGVSTFKMVLKDYKEVGVNVILACCNTPVIDSLRRGSFFGAGDKNMEQLSFHTIHSAVCFATNTPQPVNDSPV, from the exons ATGGGACCTTCATCACTGGAAGCCATGGAGGACCTCAACTTGGTGGCTGTTTGCCCACTAAAGCGTAGAGTGCGACAGAGGAAACGGATTCCTGAGATTATCAAAACCAAGTTGCAGAGAAACCTTTCCTGCTCAGGAACTAAACTGAAGAAGATTCTAACAGGCTTCTTCCCTGTAGTGAAATGGCTTCCGAAGTACAACGTGAAGGACTATATATGGGGAGATCTGATGTCTGGGCTCATAGTTGGCATCATATTGATCCCTCAAGCCATTGCATACTGCCTGCTGGCCGGCTTGGAACCCATCTATGGCTTGTACACATCGTTTTTCGCAAACATCATTTACTTTTTCATGGGAACGTCAAGACATGTTTCGGTGGGCATCTTCAGCCTCATGAGTCTGATGGTTGGACAAGTTGTGGACCGAGAGGTCTACCTCGCAGGCTTCGATTTGAATGATGACAGTACAAAAAGTGCATTGGGCTTAAATGGCACTGGAGAAGCTAACACTACTCTGGTCAACTTGAAGATCATGGCACTGAATTTGGAATGTGGAAAGGAATGCTACGCCATTAGCATTGCCACAGCTTTAACATTTCTTGCTGGAATCTACCAG GTGCTGATGGCCGTTCTCAGGCTAGGGTTTGTCTCCGTTTATCTGTCTGCTCCTATGCTTGATGGCTTTGCCACTGGGGCATCTTGCACTATCCTCACTGTCCAGGCAAAGTACCTGCTTGGCCTTAAGATCCCTCGACACCAAGGCTATGGCACAGTGGTGGTCACTTGGATCAACATCTTCAAAAACATCCACAATACCAACTTCTGTGACTTAATAACAAGTGCCATTTGCATCCTAGTGCTGGTTGGAGGAAAAGAGATCCAGGATCGCTATAAGGACCGTCTGAAGATACCACTGCCCACAGAACTAGTGGTAGTAGCAGTTGCCACAATAGTTTCCCACTTTGCTGATCTAAACGGACAGTATAGCTCCAGTATCTCAGGTGCCATTCCAACCGGTTTCATTCCGCCAAAGGTGCCCAGCTTTGAACTGATGCCCCGTGTGGCATATGATGCCATTCCATTAGCTGTCATCAGTTTTGCGTTTACCGTTTCTCTGTCCGAGATGTTTGCTAAAAAGAATGGCTACACAGTTAGGCCCAACCAAGAAATGATCGCAATTGGGTTCTGCAATATAATTCCTTCATTTTTCCATTCTTTCACTACAAGTGCCGCTCTTGCGAAAACTATGGTGAAGGACTCCACAGGTTGCAAGACTCAAGTCTCCAGCATAGTGAGTGCCTTAGTGGTTCTTCTGGTCCTTCTCTTCTTTGCACCATATTTCTACGCCCTGCAGAAATGTGTCCTCGCCTGCATCATCATCGTAAGTCTGCGGGGCGCCCTGCGCAAGTTTCTAGATGTGCCTAAGCAATGGCGTGAAAGCAAGATTGAGGCAATTGTCTGGTTGGTGAGCATGAGCGTAACTGCTTTAATTAGCGTAGAGCTTGGATTGGCGATTGGGGTGGTCTTCTCTATGATCTGTGTGGTGTTCCAGACTCAGAATCCTAAGGTTTCATTACTGGGACAAATTGAACAAACAAACATCTTTGAAGACATGGATGAGTATGATAACCTTTTACCTGTTCCAAAAGTGAAGATCTTTCGTTTTCAGTCACCTCTTTTCTACGCCAACAAAGACttctttttaaaatctttatataaaGCGACTGATCTTGAGCCATTCCTTGAAATAACACGCAGAAGAAAACTGGAGAAAAAAGCTAGAGAAAAGGCTGCGAAGAAGACTGATAGAGTAGATGAAACAAATGGAGATGTGAGTGTAAATTTGATTTCAAAAAACGTTGATTTTCATACTATCATCTTAGATTGCTCCTGCATCTCCATAATAGACACATCAGGAGTGAGCACCTTCAAAATGGTTTTAAAAGACTATAAAGAAGTTGGTGTGAATGTAATTCTAGCTTGCTGCAACACACCAGTAATAGATTCTTTAAGGAGAGGCTCTTTCTTTGGGGCTGGTGACAAAAACATGGAACAACTGTCATTTCATACCATCCACAGTGCTGTTTGTTTTGCTACTAATACACCACAACCGGTTAATGACTCGCCTGTGTAA